In the Sediminitomix flava genome, one interval contains:
- a CDS encoding peptidase U32 family protein, producing MSQPQKIELMAPAGGFDSLVAAIQGGADSVYFGVEQLNMRARASMNFTLDDLDKVAELCNEHNVRSYITLNTIVYDHDISIMKTVCDRAKAAGITAIIASDQAVIFYAHTIGLEVHISTQVNITNVETLKFYANFADVAVTSRELSLRQVKHITDQIKKENIKGPSGELMQIEIFGHGALCMAVSGKCYLSLHTQNSSANRGACVQNCRRKYKVIDIEDGHEMEIDNEYIMSPKDLATINFLDQVIDAGVKVLKIEGRGKGPDYVKTVTQCYREAIDSVQDGTYSDEKVADWMERLTTVYNRGFWSGYYLGQELGEWTDAPGSKATQKKLYIGRGSHYFPKIGVAEFKIETHKINVGDRIMVTGPTTGVIEHTVTELHVNDEGQKEIAVKGDSMAIKLDQVIRPSDKLYKIVDAEEVS from the coding sequence ATGAGCCAGCCACAAAAAATTGAATTGATGGCACCAGCAGGTGGCTTTGACTCTCTTGTTGCAGCAATTCAGGGGGGAGCAGATTCTGTATACTTTGGTGTAGAGCAGTTGAACATGCGTGCGAGAGCAAGTATGAACTTTACGTTAGATGACCTAGACAAGGTTGCAGAATTATGTAACGAGCACAACGTAAGAAGTTATATCACACTGAACACTATCGTTTATGACCATGACATTTCGATCATGAAAACGGTATGTGATCGTGCTAAAGCAGCAGGAATCACTGCAATTATTGCATCTGATCAAGCTGTAATATTCTATGCACACACCATTGGTTTGGAAGTGCATATTTCTACACAAGTGAATATCACAAACGTAGAGACACTTAAGTTCTATGCGAATTTTGCCGATGTAGCTGTAACTTCTCGTGAGTTGAGTTTACGTCAGGTAAAACATATCACAGACCAAATCAAGAAAGAGAACATCAAAGGTCCTTCGGGAGAGTTGATGCAAATCGAGATTTTTGGTCATGGAGCACTTTGTATGGCAGTATCGGGTAAATGTTACTTGAGTTTGCACACACAAAACTCTTCAGCAAACCGTGGCGCATGTGTACAGAACTGTCGTAGAAAATACAAAGTTATTGATATAGAAGATGGTCACGAAATGGAGATTGACAATGAGTATATCATGTCTCCAAAAGATTTGGCTACCATCAACTTCTTAGATCAAGTAATTGATGCAGGAGTAAAAGTATTGAAAATTGAAGGTCGTGGAAAAGGACCTGACTATGTTAAAACTGTAACGCAATGTTACCGTGAGGCAATCGACAGTGTGCAAGATGGTACTTACTCAGATGAGAAAGTAGCAGATTGGATGGAAAGATTGACTACAGTTTACAACAGAGGATTCTGGAGTGGATATTATTTAGGACAAGAGCTAGGTGAGTGGACTGATGCTCCGGGTTCTAAAGCGACACAAAAGAAACTTTATATTGGTAGAGGAAGTCACTATTTCCCTAAAATTGGTGTTGCTGAGTTCAAGATTGAAACGCACAAAATCAATGTGGGAGATCGTATTATGGTAACTGGTCCTACAACAGGAGTGATCGAGCATACCGTGACTGAGCTACACGTAAATGATGAGGGACAAAAAGAAATTGCAGTAAAAGGAGATAGTATGGCTATCAAATTGGATCAAGTAATTCGTCCTTCAGACAAACTATACAAGATTGTAGATGCTGAAGAAGTATCTTAA
- a CDS encoding esterase-like activity of phytase family protein yields MQRLIKLLLPLFILNSCHQTVEKDTKLIQEGNIIHEEIRELEFVEIRQLGNSYNQRFDLSGICFGPENSIWAVADKSHNTAIYQLDWAKDETTWEIISQIDLEISDSRIDFEALDYADSIFYISNEVDQSFFTYNLQSKKLEKVTPPYLEADIHPNNWKMNTGLEGLAIDSKNNIAYLGKEREPRMIYTFDRSKNKIIEAYDFPHTHSNDIGDLKYENNFLYVLERNGNYITKIDLETQTVVDKLSYRSVCSAPEGKLFDAKYGMAEALLLSENEIWIGLDNNADSVTDFAKEKYKLKGNKPAIIRFKRPLGF; encoded by the coding sequence TATTACCACTGTTTATTTTAAACTCCTGTCATCAAACTGTAGAAAAGGATACAAAGCTCATTCAAGAAGGAAATATAATTCATGAAGAAATTCGTGAATTGGAATTTGTAGAAATAAGACAACTTGGAAACAGCTACAATCAGAGGTTTGATCTTAGTGGTATTTGCTTCGGACCTGAAAATAGCATTTGGGCTGTCGCTGACAAATCTCACAACACTGCGATCTATCAGCTTGACTGGGCAAAAGATGAAACTACTTGGGAAATAATTTCTCAAATAGATCTAGAAATATCAGACAGTCGAATTGATTTTGAGGCTCTAGACTATGCAGACTCTATTTTTTATATCAGCAATGAAGTTGATCAGTCGTTTTTCACCTACAATCTTCAATCAAAAAAGTTAGAAAAAGTCACTCCTCCTTATCTAGAAGCTGATATTCACCCTAATAACTGGAAAATGAATACTGGCTTGGAAGGTCTTGCTATCGATTCTAAAAATAACATTGCATACCTCGGGAAAGAAAGAGAGCCAAGAATGATCTACACTTTCGATCGATCTAAAAATAAAATCATAGAAGCTTACGATTTTCCTCACACTCACAGCAACGATATTGGTGACTTAAAATATGAGAATAACTTCCTATACGTTTTGGAGCGAAATGGAAATTATATCACTAAAATTGATTTAGAAACGCAAACAGTAGTTGATAAACTTAGCTATCGTAGTGTTTGCTCTGCTCCTGAGGGGAAATTATTTGATGCTAAATACGGAATGGCTGAAGCCTTATTGCTTTCTGAGAATGAAATATGGATTGGCTTAGATAACAACGCAGACTCTGTAACAGATTTTGCTAAAGAAAAATATAAGCTAAAAGGAAATAAGCCTGCAATCATCAGATTTAAAAGACCTCTAGGATTTTAA
- a CDS encoding OmpA family protein codes for MNPVFILSLFCLFVFPIFKTFGQDKNYINQGSSLLYQNRYDEALVAFKNALEEDSLEVTALYGMAYILYNKEQSLKKAQSRKMLLKDLTGLYDTLEVAYDFSLKAQKEYEKLSDGKKMAVRQRVAISEDEITQYLPVRINNEAFKLLNGAPYRKDTYQLYASKLYNRTLHADTLGVLRESLFDLCTRFLDEFPNEGFNKKIGQLRKDLLREYTQVQSLRQYGDRSGKMYEKHCLQVLELFSDQEIKHIFPEFYASEFDIGVRSTAHNTNYKKLESLADKYNTTILDLLCQLNIHYGGCGENNQKLYHDFITTMAPLDIAYIALQRKARPFIHSRDYENAVAVFNQYKSLFPNKKEMIAKVIDLLNEHDGGRHLVNLGSKVNSPNNDYEPVISLDGSTLYFARKTGESGENVYMSTKDIHGNWTEAIPLPPSINTSSHEIPQGINAMNDTLLLYGNYSRLKRFAYVNSIESRLGKGDFYYSSKNKEGKWESINVFPYPVNTKHYEAGLSITADGQALLFASDRPSGAYDYNPNYPDKKLYYHGSGEFNTDLYVSVKDGKEWGEPINLGKVINTPFAEKNPYLHPDMETLYFSSDGHYGLGGYDIYMSKRLNKDSWTEWSEPVNIGKVINSPYDDTFYISPTGKTALLVSNKESENYGKSDIYEAELPEEVRPEPILIVPGKVTDNIGQPIQTEIVITDKETHEEVATAKSSSKDGSFILFLSPEKEYLVYPKKTDFFGSGVLLEINQDMGARIHKKEELKMVNTSDTGIGEQTFVLKTLYFDNNSATIRPKSFFDLDRLFGVLEASPKMKISIEGHTDSNADIDFNLDLSERRAEAVKNYLVNKGCESDRLFTKGFGEEIPIAENESSEGRQLNRRVEFRIIE; via the coding sequence ATGAATCCCGTATTCATACTTTCACTTTTTTGTCTATTCGTATTCCCAATTTTTAAAACTTTCGGACAAGACAAAAATTATATTAATCAAGGAAGCTCTTTACTCTATCAAAATCGATACGATGAAGCCTTGGTCGCTTTTAAAAATGCACTTGAAGAAGATTCTTTAGAAGTGACAGCACTTTATGGGATGGCTTATATTCTTTACAATAAGGAGCAAAGTCTCAAGAAAGCTCAGAGTCGGAAGATGCTATTAAAAGATTTGACGGGGCTTTACGATACTTTGGAGGTAGCGTATGACTTTTCGCTTAAGGCTCAGAAAGAATATGAAAAACTTTCGGATGGAAAAAAAATGGCTGTACGGCAGCGAGTGGCAATTTCAGAAGATGAAATTACGCAGTACTTGCCTGTCCGCATTAATAATGAAGCCTTCAAGCTTTTGAATGGCGCACCTTATCGAAAGGATACTTATCAACTTTATGCTTCAAAACTTTATAATAGAACTCTTCACGCTGATACACTTGGAGTTCTAAGAGAAAGTCTTTTTGATTTATGTACTCGTTTTCTAGATGAATTTCCTAATGAGGGCTTTAATAAAAAAATAGGTCAGCTCAGAAAAGATCTACTGAGAGAGTATACTCAAGTTCAGAGCTTGAGACAATATGGAGACCGTAGTGGGAAAATGTATGAAAAGCATTGTCTTCAAGTTTTAGAGCTATTCTCAGATCAAGAAATTAAACATATTTTCCCTGAGTTTTATGCGAGTGAATTTGATATAGGGGTGAGAAGTACTGCTCATAATACCAATTATAAAAAGTTGGAATCTTTAGCAGATAAGTACAATACAACAATTCTAGACTTATTGTGTCAGTTGAATATCCATTATGGTGGTTGTGGTGAAAATAATCAGAAGTTGTATCATGATTTTATCACGACAATGGCTCCTTTAGATATTGCTTATATCGCATTGCAAAGGAAAGCAAGACCATTTATACATAGTAGGGATTATGAAAATGCTGTTGCTGTTTTTAATCAGTATAAATCTCTTTTTCCCAATAAAAAAGAGATGATTGCAAAAGTCATTGACTTACTAAATGAGCATGACGGAGGACGACATTTGGTTAATTTAGGTAGTAAAGTGAATAGTCCTAATAATGATTATGAGCCTGTAATCAGTTTGGATGGTTCGACATTGTATTTCGCCCGAAAAACAGGGGAGTCTGGAGAGAATGTGTACATGTCTACCAAAGATATTCATGGAAATTGGACAGAAGCAATTCCATTGCCGCCATCTATCAATACTAGTTCTCATGAAATTCCTCAAGGTATAAATGCAATGAATGATACCTTGTTGTTGTACGGAAATTATAGCCGTCTGAAGCGATTTGCTTATGTGAACAGTATAGAAAGTAGGTTAGGGAAAGGGGATTTTTATTATTCTTCTAAAAACAAGGAAGGGAAATGGGAAAGTATTAATGTCTTTCCATATCCTGTAAATACAAAACACTATGAGGCTGGCTTGAGTATCACTGCTGATGGGCAAGCGCTACTTTTTGCGTCTGATCGTCCATCTGGAGCTTATGATTATAACCCAAATTATCCAGATAAGAAATTATACTATCATGGTTCTGGGGAATTTAATACAGATTTGTATGTGTCTGTGAAAGATGGAAAAGAGTGGGGAGAACCTATAAATCTAGGTAAGGTAATCAATACTCCTTTTGCAGAGAAAAACCCTTATCTACATCCTGATATGGAAACCTTGTATTTCAGTTCTGATGGACACTACGGCTTGGGAGGCTATGATATTTATATGAGTAAAAGACTCAATAAAGATTCTTGGACAGAGTGGAGTGAGCCAGTGAATATTGGGAAAGTGATTAATAGCCCTTACGATGATACTTTCTATATCAGTCCGACAGGGAAAACAGCACTCTTAGTCTCAAATAAAGAGTCTGAGAATTATGGTAAATCGGATATTTATGAAGCAGAATTACCTGAAGAAGTTCGTCCTGAACCTATTTTGATTGTTCCAGGAAAAGTAACAGACAATATTGGTCAGCCTATACAAACTGAAATTGTAATTACCGATAAAGAAACTCATGAGGAAGTAGCTACAGCGAAAAGTAGTTCCAAGGACGGTAGCTTTATCTTATTCTTATCTCCAGAGAAAGAATATCTAGTTTATCCTAAGAAAACGGACTTTTTTGGTAGTGGAGTGCTTTTAGAAATCAATCAAGATATGGGTGCTCGAATTCATAAGAAAGAAGAGTTGAAAATGGTCAATACTTCTGATACCGGGATAGGGGAGCAAACCTTTGTATTGAAAACACTCTACTTTGACAATAACAGCGCAACTATACGTCCAAAATCATTTTTTGATCTTGATCGTCTATTTGGTGTATTAGAAGCGAGTCCTAAAATGAAGATCAGTATTGAAGGTCATACAGATAGTAACGCAGATATTGATTTTAATTTAGACCTTTCTGAACGAAGAGCCGAAGCTGTAAAAAACTACTTAGTAAATAAAGGTTGTGAAAGCGACAGATTATTTACAAAAGGTTTTGGGGAAGAAATTCCAATTGCTGAAAATGAATCGTCGGAAGGGAGACAGTTGAATAGGCGGGTAGAGTTTCGAATTATTGAATAG
- a CDS encoding ferredoxin translates to MATIIHQRDKCIGCNYCVEFAFNRWRMSKKDGKVVLLGAKNKKGFWSVKVGEEELEENKKAAEVCPVKIIKIIE, encoded by the coding sequence ATGGCAACGATAATACATCAAAGAGATAAATGTATCGGCTGTAACTATTGTGTAGAGTTTGCCTTTAACCGTTGGAGAATGTCCAAAAAAGATGGAAAAGTTGTACTTCTTGGTGCAAAAAACAAGAAGGGCTTTTGGTCTGTAAAGGTTGGAGAAGAAGAACTTGAAGAAAACAAGAAAGCAGCGGAAGTTTGTCCCGTTAAGATTATAAAAATAATTGAATAG
- a CDS encoding transporter, whose amino-acid sequence MKLDSEVNINLRSIAAFTYLFILPNILFAQHIHDFESDRPGIAISSSTVGKNVLFIQTGAEISGYENGSNDGHAFLVNSNFRLGVTETFEVDLDISIRSENNTINGEEFTPSGIDNLSLGVRNTLLVGKGAIPSIAFQFLMSIPAVLDDFKSKDIAPKVIIATQQSFGKRWSFSTNFGSIWDGNTPHPLGTYVLNLGFGFSKSWTCFIEHYAFFQKDDWDGKVDLGLAFLLTPHLQLDTFGGYSKNGENISDWFVSAGFTWKFDFKNKN is encoded by the coding sequence ATGAAACTGGATTCCGAAGTGAATATTAATTTGAGAAGTATTGCAGCTTTCACTTACCTCTTCATTTTACCCAATATTTTATTTGCACAACATATACATGATTTTGAAAGCGATAGACCAGGCATTGCCATCTCTTCATCTACAGTAGGTAAAAATGTTCTATTTATTCAAACAGGAGCCGAAATATCTGGCTATGAAAATGGCTCAAATGATGGGCATGCCTTTTTAGTCAATAGCAACTTTCGTCTTGGAGTGACCGAAACCTTTGAAGTCGATTTAGATATATCCATCAGAAGTGAGAATAATACTATAAATGGTGAAGAATTTACTCCTTCAGGAATTGATAACTTATCACTAGGAGTTAGAAATACTTTACTTGTAGGAAAAGGGGCTATCCCATCTATTGCATTTCAGTTTTTAATGAGCATTCCTGCCGTTTTAGATGATTTCAAGTCAAAAGACATCGCTCCTAAAGTCATCATCGCTACTCAACAATCCTTTGGTAAACGATGGAGCTTTTCTACAAATTTCGGATCTATTTGGGACGGCAATACCCCACACCCTCTAGGGACATATGTACTTAATTTAGGGTTTGGCTTTAGTAAAAGTTGGACTTGCTTTATCGAACATTATGCTTTTTTTCAAAAAGACGATTGGGATGGTAAAGTAGATTTGGGTTTAGCCTTCTTATTAACTCCTCATCTACAACTTGATACTTTTGGAGGTTACTCAAAAAATGGCGAGAATATTTCAGACTGGTTTGTCAGTGCTGGTTTTACCTGGAAATTTGACTTCAAAAACAAAAACTAA
- a CDS encoding ribonucleoside-diphosphate reductase subunit alpha, with product MQQGYFDWLNEESLTMLERGYLLEGETVEDAVHRVVSSACKYLNKPEMYDEFYEMIAKGWVALSSPIWSNMGTERGLPIACFGSYVGDSMHRILETFAEVGMMTKVGGGTSAYWGDLRPRGAEIKHNGTSNGPVAFMKMFDTEMKIVSQGSTRRGSFAAYLPIDHPDVHEFLEIRDIGNDIQQISFGVTVKDAWMEEMIGGDTEKRKIWAKVLKSRKEKGYPYIMFEDTANKNTVDVYKDKGLKINQSNLCTEIMLPNNNEESFVCCLTGMNLAKFDEWKDKGAVRLVTFFLDAVISEFIEKAKDVPFLYRAVKFAERHRALGIGTLGWHSYLQQKMVPFDNMLATSHTRIVYKHIKEEAYKASAELSEIYGEPDELKGYGRRNTTLMAVAPNTSSSSILGQVSPGIEPFNSNYFTVGLAKGNFTRKNKELEKLLDEKGQNTDEVWVSIMRNEGSVQHLDFLTQDEKDVFKTFKEINQYELIRQAAIRQEYIDQGQSLNINIPPETLPKDINRLYIEAWKLGVKALYYQRSQSVSTRFMTLDPECLACDG from the coding sequence ATGCAACAAGGATATTTTGATTGGTTGAACGAAGAGTCCTTGACCATGTTGGAGAGAGGCTATCTGCTAGAAGGGGAAACTGTAGAGGATGCCGTACATCGTGTTGTAAGTTCAGCTTGTAAGTATTTGAACAAGCCAGAAATGTACGATGAATTCTACGAGATGATAGCCAAAGGATGGGTGGCTTTGTCTTCACCTATCTGGTCAAACATGGGGACAGAAAGAGGCTTGCCAATCGCTTGTTTCGGATCTTATGTAGGAGACTCGATGCACCGTATTTTGGAAACATTCGCAGAAGTAGGGATGATGACCAAAGTAGGTGGAGGAACTTCTGCTTATTGGGGGGATTTAAGACCAAGAGGGGCTGAGATTAAACATAATGGAACGTCTAACGGACCAGTGGCATTCATGAAAATGTTTGACACTGAGATGAAAATCGTTTCACAAGGGAGTACACGTAGAGGTTCTTTTGCCGCGTATTTGCCAATTGACCATCCAGATGTTCATGAGTTCTTGGAAATTCGTGATATCGGGAATGACATCCAACAAATTTCATTTGGAGTGACAGTGAAAGATGCTTGGATGGAAGAGATGATTGGTGGAGATACCGAAAAGCGTAAGATTTGGGCTAAAGTGCTGAAGTCTCGTAAGGAAAAAGGTTATCCGTACATCATGTTTGAAGACACTGCCAACAAAAATACGGTAGATGTTTATAAAGATAAAGGTTTGAAGATCAATCAATCAAACCTTTGTACTGAGATCATGCTTCCAAATAACAACGAAGAATCATTCGTTTGCTGTTTGACAGGTATGAACTTAGCTAAGTTTGATGAATGGAAAGATAAAGGAGCTGTAAGGCTTGTAACTTTCTTCTTGGACGCTGTTATTTCAGAGTTTATAGAGAAGGCGAAAGATGTTCCGTTCTTGTACCGCGCAGTTAAATTTGCAGAAAGACATAGAGCTTTAGGTATCGGAACATTAGGTTGGCATTCTTACTTACAGCAAAAAATGGTTCCATTTGATAATATGTTGGCAACTTCTCATACGAGAATTGTTTACAAACACATCAAAGAGGAAGCATACAAAGCATCTGCTGAGTTGTCAGAGATTTATGGTGAGCCAGATGAGCTAAAAGGATACGGTAGAAGAAATACAACTTTGATGGCTGTTGCGCCAAATACAAGTTCTTCATCTATTCTAGGTCAAGTATCACCAGGTATTGAGCCATTCAACTCAAACTACTTTACAGTAGGTCTAGCTAAAGGAAACTTTACGCGTAAGAATAAAGAGTTGGAAAAACTTCTTGATGAGAAAGGACAAAATACAGATGAGGTATGGGTGTCTATCATGAGAAATGAAGGATCTGTACAGCATTTGGATTTCTTGACACAAGACGAAAAAGATGTGTTTAAGACGTTTAAAGAAATCAATCAATACGAATTGATTCGTCAAGCAGCTATTCGTCAAGAATATATTGATCAAGGTCAATCGTTGAATATTAATATTCCACCAGAGACTTTGCCAAAAGATATTAACAGATTGTATATCGAAGCATGGAAATTGGGTGTGAAAGCACTTTATTACCAACGCTCGCAATCAGTGTCTACCAGATTTATGACATTAGACCCTGAATGTTTGGCGTGTGACGGTTAA